The Mus caroli chromosome 9, CAROLI_EIJ_v1.1, whole genome shotgun sequence DNA window GCCTTTCTCAGTCACCAGAATGTGTCCAGCTCATATTCCCATGGTGTCCATTGTGCTTCTCTCAGAAAACTTTTGATGGCCTCAGTGTTAATGCTTAAAGTGTCTTGTAATATAAAAGAAGCAGAAATACGTGGATAGTATGATGATAAAGATATACTTTTAAACCATGCTAACATATCTTTGTTTTTGTATGGATTTAATAAATCCTATGGAtagttttaaaaagtctttaatttcatcttcccagatacacacagagattttctttctctgaaacaaGCTATTGATTTTAtcttcagttttctgttttattaaatgtttaccacacacatgatatatatattttaaatatttacatatgctTTTGGCCTGTTCTGTTAATACCTttgtattttacttcatttttacgTATTTGCTTGAGGTCCTGGGTACTGGATataggacttcatgcatgctagccaAGGTAAATCTCTAAGCTGCAGCCCAGTCCTCACATACCTTTAGAATATGAAACAAGGCGGTGGAGCTAGCGCAGACATGGCGGAGTCTTCTGAGTCTCTCTCNGCAGCATCTAGCCCTGCCCGTCAGCGGCGCCGGATCAGTGATCCCCTCACCTCCAGCCCAGGCCGCAGCTCCAGACGTGCTGACGCCCTGACCTCCAGCCCTGGCAGAGACCTCCCCCCATTTGAAGATGAGTCTGAGGGGCTGCTGGGCACNGAGGGGcccatggaggaagaagaggatggagaggaactCATTGGTGATGGCATGGAGAGAGACTACCGTCCCATTCCGGAGCTCGATGTCTACGAGGCAGAGGGATTGGCCCTGGATGATGAAGATGTGGAGGAGCTGACAGCCAGTCAGAGAGAGGCAGCTGAGCGGACCATGAGGCAGCGGGACCGTGAGGCTGGCAGAGGCCTGGGACGCATGCGCCGGGGGCTGCTCTATGACAGTAACGAGGAAGATGAGGAGCGGCCTGCCCGTAAGCGCCGCCANGTAGAACGCGCCACAGAGGATGGCGAGGAGGATGAAGAGATGATCGAGAGTATTGAGAACCTGGAGGACCTCAAGGGCCACTCAGTGCGCGAGTGGGTGAGCATGGCAGGGCCCAGGCTGGAGATCCACCACCGCTTCAAGAACTTCCTGCGCACCCACGTGGACAGCCATGGCCACAACGTCTTCAAGGAGCNCATCAGTGATATGTGCAAAGAGAACCGTGAGAGTTTGGTGGTAAATTATGAAGACCTGGCAGCCCGGGAGCACGTGTTGGCATACTTCCTGCCGGAAGCACCGGCTGAGTTGCTGCAGATCTTTGACGAGGCTGCCCTGGAGGTCGTGCTGGCCATGTACCCTAAATATGACCGTATCACCAACCACATCCATGTGCGCATCTCCCACCTGCCTCTGGTGGAGGAGCTGCGTTCACTGAGGCAGTTGCACCTGAACCAGCTGATCCGTACCAGTGGCGTGGTGACCAGCTGCACCGGAGTCCTGCCCCAGCTCAGCATGGTCAAGTACAACTGTAGCAAGTGCAACTTTGTACTGGGGCCTTTCTGCCAGTCCCAGAACCAGGAGGTGAAGCCTGGNTCCTGCCCTGAGTGCCAGTCTGCTGGGCCCTTTGAGATCAACATGGAGGAGACCATCTATCAGAACTACCAACGTATCCGCATCCAGGAGAGTCCGGGCAAGGTGGCGGCTGGCTGACTGCCCCGTTCCAAGGATGCCATTCTCCTCGCTGATCTGGTGGACAGCTGCAAGCCAGGGGACGAGATAGAGCTGACCAGCATTTACCACAATAACTATGACGGCTCGCTTAACACCGCCAACGGCTTTCCAGTCTTTGCCACTATCATCTTGGCCAACCATGTTGCCAAGAAGGACAACAAAGTCGCTGTGGGGGAGCTCACCGATGAGGACGTGAAGATGGTCACCGGTCTCTCCAAGGATCAGCAAATTGGAGAGAAGATCTTTGCCAGCATTGCACCCTCCATCTATGGGCATGAAGACATCAAGAGAGGCCTGGCTCTGGCCCAGTTTGGAGGGGAGCCCAAGAATCCAGGTGGAAAGCACAAGGTTCGAGGTGACATTAATGTGCTCTTGTGTGGGGACCCTGGCACAGCAAAGTCCCAATTCCTCAAATACATCGAGAAAGTGTCTAGCCGTGCCATCTTCACCACTGGCCAGGGTGCNTCAGCCGTGGGTCTCACCGCATACGTTCAGCGGCATCCCGTCAGCAGAGAGTGGACCTTAGAGGCGGGGGCCCTGGTTCTGGCTGACCGGGGTGTGTGTCTCATTGATGAGTTTGACAAGATGAATGACCAGGACAGGACCAGCATCCACGAGGCCATGGAACAGCAAAGCATCTCCATCTCCAAGGCTGGCATCGTTACCTCGCTGCAAGCCCGCTGCACTGTCATAGCTGCTGCCAACCCCATAGGAGGCCGCTATGACCCTTCACTGACCTTCTCAGAGAATGTAGACCTCACAGAGCCCATCATTTCCCGCTTTGATGTCCTGTGTGTGGTGAGGGACACTGTTGATCCAGTTCAGGATGAGATGCTGGCCCACTTTGTGGTTGGCAGCCACGTCAGACACCACCCCAGCAACAAGAAGGATGAAGGGNTGACTAACGGTGGCCCCTTGGAGCCGGCCATGCCCAACACATACGGCATGGAGCCCCTGCCTCAGGAGGTGCTGAAGNAGTATATCATTTATGCCAAGGAGAGGGTCCACCCGAAGCTCAACCAGATGGACCAGGATAAAGTGGCCAGGATGTACAGTGACCTGAGGAAGGAGTCCATGGCAACGGGCAGCATTCCCATCACGGTGCGCCACATCGAGTCCATGATCCGCATGGCCGAGGCCCATGCACGCATGCACCTGCGGGACTACGTGATGGAAGACGATGTCAACATGGCCATCCGCGTGATGATGGAGAGCTTCATTGACACCCAGAAGTTCAGCGTCATGCGGAGTATGCGCAAGACTTTTGCCCGGTATCTCTCCTTCCGGCAAGATAACAATGATCTGCTGCTCTTCATACTGAAGCAGTTGGTGGCTGAGCAGGTGACATATCAACGCAACCGCTTTGGGGCCCAGCAGGACACCATTGAAATACCTGAGAAGGATCTGATGGACAAGGCCAGGCAAATCAATATCCACAACCTCTCTGCCTTCTACGACAGCGACCTCTTCAAATTCAACAAGTTCAGCCGTGACCTGAAACGCAAACTGATCCTACAGCAGTTCTGAGACCAGCACAGGGGTCTCTATGTCTGAATGAGGCTCGGTCACGACGCTGAGCCTACATCACTTCCCACTTCCGCCGGGGCTTGGTGCCCTGTATAGGGGTGGGAGGATGGCTTAATGCAGACCTTTACCCATGAGCCCCTAGGCCAAGGCTATAGCGTTAAGTGGCTATTTATTCTTCTGCCCCCCTCTAGAGCACTCTTCTTGGCCAGACCCTCTGTCCAAGGCTCTTTAGAAGGCTGGGGTTGTGTTCAGGTGACAGACTTTATCAAAAAAACTATTGCTGTTTTGGCATACATAGTGTTTCTGGACTGTTTGTTTCCCTTTTAGACAAAGAGCAACTTAGAGGTATTTGCAAActtttccagaacattctcaAAGCCTGTGATGGAGGAGCACAAGACCCTGTCTGCTGAGGGCCCATGCTCCTCTTACGGGTTTCTTCCCACCTAGCCAGTGCCTTCATTCGCTTGTTGTACAGTTTcttgtagtttattttttaatagatttgaATAAAACCTAAatagtgctaaaaaaaaaaaaaaaagaatatgaaacaaaTTCTCACTAAGTCACTGAGACTGGACTTTAACTTACTTTCTAGACTCTATTGTtgtctttctattttcaaattggttattttatttatttacatttccaatgttatcacccttcccagtttcccctccataagcCTTCTATACCCTCCTCCAACCTCCAGCCATTATGAAGGTTctctcccacccatccacccactcctgcctcagcggCCTAGTGTTTTCCTATCCTGGGTCTTCAaccttccacaggaccaaggggctcccctcccagtgatgtcagataaggcagtcctcagCTACATATCCAGATGAAGCTTTAGGTACCCCCTATgtatttttggttggtgatttagtccctgggagctttgggtaactggttggttgatattgttgttcttcctatgaggtaaCAAACTGCTTCAGCTTCTACAGTCCTTGCCTTAACTTACCCATTGGGgtctctgagctcagtccaatgtttaactgtgtacatccacatctgtattgctCAGGCTCTGATagagcctctcaagggacagctataaTGGCCTCCTGTTAATAACCACTTCTTGGCACCAGCAACAGTGTCTAGGGTTTgggtcagcagatgggatggattcctagtggggcagtctcttgcaaaccaaatccaagaacacatgagaattatcatccatcctgatcaagtaggtttcatcccagggatgcagggataattcaatatacggaaatccatcaacataatccactatataaacacactcaaataaaaaaatactatatggtcatctcattagatgctgaaaaaaacctttgacaaaatacaacatcccttcATTCTATAAGTATTGAAGAAaataggaattcaaggtccataccaaaatataaaaaaaggaatatacagcaagacaatagccaatatcaaacaaaatggagagaaacttgaagcaatcccactaaaatcagggacaagacaaggttgcccattATCCCCCgatctattcaatatagtcctcgaagttctagacagagcaattaggcaacaaatggagatcaaagggatacaaattggaaaggataaAGTCAAGATATCACCATTTGCagacgatatgatagtatacataagtgacccaaaacaatccatgagagaactcctacagctggtaaacaacttcagcaaagtggctggatacaaaactgactcaaacaaatcagtagctttcttcTAACCAAAGGATAaattggctgagaaagaaattagggaaacaacaccttttaaaatattcacaaataatataaaatacattggtgtgactctaaccaaacaagtgaaagatctatatgacaagaagtTTAAATCCctgaaaagagaaatcaaagaagacctcagaagatggaaagatctcccatgctcatgcataGGCAGGATTAAcctagtaaaaatgaccatcttacctaAAGTAATcggcagattcaatgcaatccccatcaaaattccaactcaattcttcacagagatagaaggaGCAATTCTCAAGTatatctagaataacaaaaatcccaggatatcaaaaatcattctcaacaataaaagaacttctgggggaatcaccatgcctgacctcaagctatactgtaaagcaatagtgataaaaacctcatagtattggtacagagacatacaggTAGAACAagggaatagaactgaagatccagtaatgaacccacacacctatagtcacttgatctttatcaaaggagccaaaaccattcagtggatAAAAGGGCATTTTCAACAACTGGTAAtgtttcaactggtggtcaacatgtagaatgtaaattgatctattcttatatccttgtacaaagctcaattccaagtggatcaaggtcctccatataaaaccagatatggtgaatctaatagaaaagaaagtgggacaGAATCTCGAACACATTAACACagagaaaattttctgaacagaacaccaatggcttataatctaaaatcaagaattgacaaatgggtcctcataaattgaaaagcttctataaggtaaAAGACACCGTTAACAGGACAAAACTGCaatccacagattgggaaaaaatttttaccaatcttacatctgatagagggctaatatcagaAATTTActagaaattcaagaagaaagacTCCCGAGAaacaaatatccctattaaaaatggagtacagagctaaacagagaattttcaacagggGAATCTTAAATGGCtaagaatcacttaaagaaatgttcaacatccttagtcatcagggaaatgcaaatcaaaacaaccctgagattctacctcacaccagtaagaatggctaagatcaaaaactcagataaCAGCAGGTCCTGttaagaatatggagaaagaggaacattcctccacttTTGGTGGAATTCcatgctggtacaaccactgtgtaaatctgtctggcagttcctcagaaaaatggacatagttctacctcaagacaagCTATAGTATGTTAGACGTAGTTCTATCTAAGGACCCAGCtgtatcactcctgggcatatacccaaaagatactctaaCATAtcacaaggatacatgctctactatgttcaaaCAATCTTATTAATAATAGTTAATTATTAatgtccctccacagaggaatggatacagaaaatgtggtacatttatacaatagaatactactcagattttaaaaacaatgatttcatgaaatttgcaggcaaatggatgtacccCAATCACCCTTACTTCACAGTCTTCCTATGTCTGCTCCCTATACTTGTGGCATTCCCTCCCCCCaacaaaaacagtttaaaaaggaGAATAATTTGTGCTGTTCATATAATCAACCATTTTAGCATGATCAAACTCCCAGGGACAGCCTCTTAAAGAAAGTTAAgttcttcccttcttccacccCTGCCAGTTGCCATCTATTGTAGAGAGCTACACCTCTGTTTCCtcatcacaatttttaagagtgaTTTTTGATGCCTTCCTGTTTAGGCAGTTAACTTGGGAGGAGGGCTTGAGGCTTGTCATAGACGCCTTCTAAATCCCTCTTTCTCGACTGTGAGTTTGCAGTCATTGTTACTACTATAGAAGCTTCCTTATCTTTTACACTGCGCAGGAACATCCTGCCTCACCTCCAGTTTCAGCAGGTACCTTAGCTGTCAGCATGGTCCGCAGTGGCAGCACTGGCCACAGACACCAACATGTTCCGGGTAATAGACCAGCCCACATATCATGACTTCAGACAGCAGCACCGACCACAGACAAATGCTTGTTTATGGGTGGCAACATGGGCCACAGACAAATCAGCTCCAACTGCAGCAGGACCACAGATGTCAACGCAGCATTTG harbors:
- the LOC110301443 gene encoding LOW QUALITY PROTEIN: DNA replication licensing factor MCM2-like (The sequence of the model RefSeq protein was modified relative to this genomic sequence to represent the inferred CDS: substituted 1 base at 1 genomic stop codon), coding for MAESSESLSAASSPARQRRRISDPLTSSPGRSSRRADALTSSPGRDLPPFEDESEGLLGTEGPMEEEEDGEELIGDGMERDYRPIPELDVYEAEGLALDDEDVEELTASQREAAERTMRQRDREAGRGLGRMRRGLLYDSNEEDEERPARKRRXVERATEDGEEDEEMIESIENLEDLKGHSVREWVSMAGPRLEIHHRFKNFLRTHVDSHGHNVFKEXISDMCKENRESLVVNYEDLAAREHVLAYFLPEAPAELLQIFDEAALEVVLAMYPKYDRITNHIHVRISHLPLVEELRSLRQLHLNQLIRTSGVVTSCTGVLPQLSMVKYNCSKCNFVLGPFCQSQNQEVKPGSCPECQSAGPFEINMEETIYQNYQRIRIQESPGKVAAGXLPRSKDAILLADLVDSCKPGDEIELTSIYHNNYDGSLNTANGFPVFATIILANHVAKKDNKVAVGELTDEDVKMVTGLSKDQQIGEKIFASIAPSIYGHEDIKRGLALAQFGGEPKNPGGKHKVRGDINVLLCGDPGTAKSQFLKYIEKVSSRAIFTTGQGASAVGLTAYVQRHPVSREWTLEAGALVLADRGVCLIDEFDKMNDQDRTSIHEAMEQQSISISKAGIVTSLQARCTVIAAANPIGGRYDPSLTFSENVDLTEPIISRFDVLCVVRDTVDPVQDEMLAHFVVGSHVRHHPSNKKDEGXTNGGPLEPAMPNTYGMEPLPQEVLKXYIIYAKERVHPKLNQMDQDKVARMYSDLRKESMATGSIPITVRHIESMIRMAEAHARMHLRDYVMEDDVNMAIRVMMESFIDTQKFSVMRSMRKTFARYLSFRQDNNDLLLFILKQLVAEQVTYQRNRFGAQQDTIEIPEKDLMDKARQINIHNLSAFYDSDLFKFNKFSRDLKRKLILQQF